A DNA window from Branchiostoma lanceolatum isolate klBraLanc5 chromosome 17, klBraLanc5.hap2, whole genome shotgun sequence contains the following coding sequences:
- the LOC136423102 gene encoding uncharacterized protein: protein MTFLVVTGTPSTAELFQMLNDQANALIQHTAILDDQQTTITTIQHGLDHLAADVPTLVQASTLQNNEISQLQQHMGTLDYKVDELNNMAVFPIRLMGGNASHGRVEVWHDGQWGTICDDLWDINDARVICRQLGYQDAISASVHAEYGEGTGPILMDTVGCTGSEPHLSACPHEGWAVHDCKHEEDAGVGCLYQDERGTWAAFSAGWTAGNTHPSGAYIIPFNQVYTNIGGHYSTNGRFTAPIGGHYFFVLNAHTGYLGSYGVYIDFMKNNSVYKSQWIYDADTDDSYDTSTNSIIIHLDKSDYVSIRIRSNSYALTGSERTTFSGFLVRAD, encoded by the exons ATGACATTTCTTGTCGTCACAGGAACACCATCAACAGCTGAGCTGTTCCAGATGCTCAACGACCAGGCCAACGCTCTGATCCAGCATACTGCGATACTTGACGACCAGCAAACGACAATTACGACCATACAGCACGGACTAG ACCACCTAGCTGCCGACGTGCCGACCCTGGTGCAGGCCAGCACTCTTCAGAACAACGAGATCAGTCAGCTTCAGCAGCACATGGGGACCCTGGACTACAAGGTGGACGAACTCAACAACATGGCAG TGTTCCCAATCCGCCTGATGGGCGGAAACGCGTCACATGGGCGTGTCGAAGTGTGGCACGACGGCCAATGGGGGACGATCTGTGACGATCTGTGGGATATCAACGACGCCAGGGTGATCTGTAGACAGCTCGGGTACCAGGACGCCATTTCCGCCTCCGTTCATGCCGAGTACGGGGAGGGTACAGGACCGATCCTGATGGACACTGTCGGGTGTACCGGCTCAGAGCCTCACCTGTCCGCTTGTCCACACGAGGGATGGGCCGTGCACGACTGCAAGCACGAGGAAGACGCCGGGGTTGGCTGTCTCTATCAAG aTGAGCGGGGCACCTGGGCAGCATTCTCCGCTGGATGGACTGCTGGTAACACCCACCCGAGCGGTGCCTACATCATCCCTTTCAACCAGGTCTACACAAACATCGGGGGACATTACTCCACCAACGGCAGGTTCACGGCACCCATTGGCGGAcattatttctttgttcttaATGCTCACACCGGATACCTTGGTAGCTACGGAGTGTATATAGATTTCATGAAAAACAACAGCGTTTACAAGTCTCAGTGGATATACGACGCTGACACTGACGACAGCTATGATACATCAACTAACAGCATCATTATCCACTTGGACAAAAGCGATTATGTTTCCATCAGGATTCGAAGCAATAGTTATGCTCTGACTGGGTCCGAGAGAACCACCTTCTCTGGCTTCTTGGTTCGGGCAGATTAG
- the LOC136423697 gene encoding scavenger receptor cysteine-rich type 1 protein M130-like, whose product MLAVAIVVSVTLFAAQSAAVRKDQDVNALERDIPAHSAGRTVRLVGGNGTYGRVEVRHDGVWGSVCDDQFDMEDGRVVCRQLGLPGVVDVYHQAAFGSGSGPIWLDNVDCKGDELRIESCSHNGWNVTDCKHEEDAGVACLDSPTELQLMEILNEQAFHIIQQSKLIKQRQQNIDQLQQTLESLKNTAESVQLYDGIQQTEIGQLSQEFDINMQLLGDLRELSIVQVRLAGANATSFQGRVEVFYDGQWGSICDDSWGLEEANVVCRELGFPQAKEAIQSAAATFGEGTGIIWLDDMECVGNETSLSQCTHKDWGDNNCKHEEDAGVVCYEWKAGFSASRSGTVGPSQTDVIFNVIDANVGGHYDETTGKFRAPLDGYYMFFFNGYSRSSSGMYIDLMLNDSVYKDQWVYDYDSSDGYDTASNSIVLHLSMGDEVNLRVHSGYYMYSGFQSSFSGFLLSAV is encoded by the exons ATGCTAGCTGTTGCTATTGTTGTGTCAGTTACCCTCTTCGCTGCCCAATCTGCCGCTGTACGGAAAGACCAG GATGTGAATGCATTGGAGCGAGATATTCCGGCGCATTCTGCTG GTCGGACAGTTCGACTGGTAGGTGGCAACGGCACCTACGGACGTGTGGAGGTTCGGCACGATGGTGTTTGGGGCTCAGTCTGCGATGACCAGTTTGACATGGAAGACGGACGGGTTGTGTGCCGCCAGCTGGGCTTGCCAGGCGTCGTAGACGTCTACCATCAAGCAGCGTTCGGCTCAGGATCGGGACCGATCTGGCTAGACAACGTGGACTGCAAAGGCGACGAACTGAGGATCGAGTCCTGCAGCCACAACGGATGGAACGTCACCGACTGTAAACACGAGGAGGACGCCGGGGTGGCATGCTTAG ATTCTCCGACTGAGCTCCAGCTGATGGAGATCCTGAATGAACAGGCTTTCCACATCATTCAGCAGTCAAAACTCATCAAGCAAAGGCAGCAGAACATCGATCAGCTTCAACAAACACTGG AATCGCTGAAGAATACAGCCGAATCTGTTCAGCTGTATGACGGCATCCAACAGACCGAAATTGGACAGCTGTCGCAAGAGTTCGACATAAACATGCAGCTGCTGGGGGATCTGAGAGAGTTGTCAA TTGTTCAAGTTCGTCTTGCGGGAGCCAACGCAACCTCGTTCCAAGGCCGCGTGGAGGTGTTCTACGACGGACAATGGGGGTCCATATGTGACGACAGCTGGGGACTCGAAGAAGCCAACGTAGTGTGTCGTGAGCTTGGTTTCCCACAAGCTAAGGAG GCGATCCAAAGCGCCGCGGCAACGTTTGGAGAAGGCACCGGGATCATCTGGCTGGATGACATGGAATGCGTCGGGAACGAGACGTCTCTGTCCCAGTGTACTCACAAGGACTGGGGTGACAACAACTGCAAACACGAGGAAGATGCCGGAGTCGTCTGCTACG AATGGAAAGCTGGCTTCTCAGCAAGCCGGAGCGGTACTGTTGGACCGTCGCAGACCGACGTCATCTTTAACGTCATCGACGCCAACGTCGGCGGCCACTATGACGAAACCACCGGGAAGTTCCGTGCTCCACTCGACGGATACTACATGTTCTTCTTCAATGGGTACTCGCGCTCTAGTAGTGGAATGTATATCGATCTCATGTTGAACGACTCTGTGTATAAGGATCAGTGGGTGTACGATTATGATAGCAGCGATGGCTACGACACTGCTAGCAACAGTATCGTTTTGCACCTCAGTATGGGAGACGAAGTTAACCTCAGGGTGCATAGtggctactacatgtatagtggTTTTCAATCTTCGTTTTCTGGATTTCTGTTGTCTGCCGTCTAG